The Mesobacillus jeotgali genome window below encodes:
- a CDS encoding GNAT family N-acetyltransferase, whose protein sequence is MECAEVLELQRKSYIIEAELIGTDEIPPLKETFNQLQDCGETFIGCYIEGRLAGAISFKIEGKVIDIHRMMVHPDFFRRGIAGKLLSQLEQFDCSQIIVSTGAENIPAVKLYEKLGFKRQHDSVVGNGLVIAHFKKEKI, encoded by the coding sequence TTGGAATGTGCAGAAGTTCTGGAGCTCCAGAGAAAATCCTACATAATAGAAGCAGAACTGATCGGCACAGATGAAATCCCACCGTTAAAAGAAACATTCAATCAGCTGCAGGATTGCGGCGAAACGTTTATTGGCTGTTATATCGAAGGCAGGCTTGCCGGGGCAATCTCTTTTAAAATAGAAGGGAAAGTAATCGATATCCACCGCATGATGGTTCACCCTGATTTCTTCCGCAGAGGGATAGCCGGGAAGTTGCTTTCCCAACTAGAACAGTTTGATTGTTCTCAAATTATTGTATCAACCGGGGCAGAGAACATACCTGCAGTGAAGCTGTATGAGAAGCTTGGTTTCAAGCGCCAGCATGATTCAGTAGTCGGTAACGGATTGGTGATCGCCCATTTTAAAAAAGAGAAAATATAA
- a CDS encoding DUF1992 domain-containing protein, with protein sequence MDFSMVVSEDRIKKAYREGEFENLPGYGKPLNLEDLSAVPEELRMAYKMLKNAGFSPEEQRLRQEVMSIEDLIRTCENPEEKNRLNQELSQKLLRYNKIMSSRGAKTNSSLFKNYERKIEKKLL encoded by the coding sequence ATGGATTTTTCAATGGTGGTGTCTGAGGATCGGATTAAAAAAGCCTATAGGGAAGGGGAGTTTGAAAATTTGCCTGGCTACGGGAAGCCTTTGAATCTGGAAGATCTGTCAGCCGTGCCAGAAGAACTGAGAATGGCCTACAAAATGCTGAAAAATGCCGGCTTCTCTCCTGAAGAGCAGAGGCTCAGGCAGGAAGTGATGTCCATCGAGGACCTGATCCGCACTTGTGAAAATCCAGAAGAAAAAAACAGACTGAACCAGGAACTTAGCCAGAAGCTTCTAAGATACAATAAAATCATGTCCAGCCGGGGAGCGAAAACAAACTCCTCGCTATTTAAGAATTACGAACGGAAAATTGAAAAGAAGCTGCTATAA
- a CDS encoding peroxiredoxin, translated as MDEKLYAQDLVKCPTVFCANRDDQAPLFTADALINGDIRKINLEDYRGKWVILFFYPSDFTFVUPTELAAVAAVYPYIQALGAELLAISTDSVYSHKVFKETSPSLKNVTYPMVSDRTQVISRAYRVLDETTGACFRTSVFIDPGGIIRAKLTYPGNVGRNLPEHVRMLQAFEYAKQTGKGVPANWVPGQQGVSTDPSNIGNI; from the coding sequence ATGGACGAAAAATTGTACGCTCAAGATTTGGTGAAGTGCCCGACTGTATTTTGTGCAAATCGTGATGACCAGGCTCCGCTTTTTACAGCAGATGCCTTGATTAATGGGGACATTAGGAAAATTAACCTTGAGGATTATCGGGGAAAGTGGGTCATTTTATTTTTTTACCCAAGCGATTTCACCTTTGTCTGACCGACAGAACTGGCGGCGGTCGCCGCTGTTTACCCTTATATCCAGGCGCTGGGGGCTGAATTGCTGGCTATCAGCACAGATAGTGTCTACTCTCACAAGGTGTTTAAGGAGACCTCTCCATCTTTGAAGAATGTAACGTATCCAATGGTAAGCGACAGGACACAGGTCATCAGCCGTGCCTACCGGGTTCTGGATGAAACAACAGGGGCCTGCTTCAGAACATCGGTTTTCATTGATCCAGGAGGCATCATCAGGGCAAAGCTTACTTATCCTGGGAATGTTGGCCGAAATCTTCCTGAGCATGTAAGGATGCTGCAGGCTTTCGAATATGCCAAGCAAACAGGCAAAGGTGTGCCGGCGAACTGGGTGCCCGGCCAGCAAGGAGTCAGTACGGACCCATCCAATATAGGGAATATTTAA
- a CDS encoding solute:sodium symporter family transporter, whose protein sequence is MVLGGIGFTLISAAFFMGLVAWYSYVKTKGEVSDSAGYFLAGRGLTGGFIAGSLLLTNLSAEQLVGLNGQAYRTNLSNMAWEVTAAFAIIIMAIYLLPKYLRGNFTTLPEFLSKRYDEGVRQYTVLLFMLGYILVTAPSMLYSGALAVLQLFNFPELFGISYVASVWIVIWLIGIIGAIYAIFGGLKAVAISDTLNGIGLIIIGLLVPILGLIALGDGSIGDGMKQIATTNPEKMNSIGTKQDSVPFGTIFTGMIFANLFYWASNQYVIQRTLGAKNLAEGQKGVLISGFYKLLVPLTMMIPGVIAFHMYGDGLKSVDLAYPALIADVLPTWMSGFFLAVLLGAVLSSFNSLLNSAATMFALDIYKARFNPGADDQKLISISKIAGTLLAVVSLCIAPLLMNAPEGLWDLIRRFTGFFNIPIIVILLVGIFTKRVPALAAKFVIIFHVITYYMLVWGTQHLFDFTVPIHFIHIYAILFVVEVVIMIAIGMWRPTANPYTFRSEAAVYMVPWKYSLPVSIVLLALVAIIYVVFSPIGLAYAGGYVSSAFWPVIAGILGITAFLSYLAIKKWNKSYAEYLLKENAVKINKEKSTAKTKLKPRTTEY, encoded by the coding sequence ATGGTTTTAGGGGGTATAGGATTCACGCTTATTTCAGCCGCCTTCTTCATGGGGCTGGTCGCATGGTATTCGTATGTAAAAACAAAGGGTGAAGTCAGTGATTCTGCAGGTTATTTCTTGGCAGGACGCGGACTGACAGGCGGCTTCATTGCCGGCTCACTGCTGCTTACCAACCTATCGGCAGAGCAGCTTGTCGGCTTGAATGGACAAGCCTATCGCACCAACTTATCGAATATGGCATGGGAAGTTACAGCCGCTTTTGCCATCATCATCATGGCGATTTATCTGCTTCCGAAGTATCTGCGCGGCAATTTTACAACGCTTCCTGAATTCTTGAGCAAGCGATATGATGAAGGTGTCAGACAATACACCGTTCTTCTATTCATGCTTGGATATATTCTCGTTACCGCGCCTTCCATGCTGTATTCCGGAGCGCTTGCTGTATTGCAGCTCTTCAATTTTCCTGAGCTGTTCGGGATTTCCTATGTGGCTTCCGTTTGGATTGTCATTTGGCTCATCGGAATCATTGGAGCGATCTATGCAATTTTCGGCGGACTGAAGGCTGTTGCGATTTCTGATACATTGAACGGGATTGGCTTGATCATCATTGGACTGCTTGTTCCCATCCTGGGCCTGATTGCCCTTGGTGATGGAAGTATCGGCGATGGAATGAAACAAATCGCAACCACAAACCCTGAAAAAATGAATTCGATTGGAACAAAGCAAGATTCCGTGCCATTCGGCACCATTTTTACCGGAATGATTTTCGCTAACTTATTCTACTGGGCTTCAAACCAGTATGTGATCCAGCGTACACTCGGTGCGAAGAACCTTGCTGAAGGGCAAAAAGGCGTTTTGATCTCAGGATTTTATAAATTATTAGTACCATTGACAATGATGATTCCTGGAGTCATCGCCTTCCATATGTATGGAGATGGACTGAAATCTGTAGATTTGGCCTATCCTGCATTGATAGCCGATGTATTGCCGACGTGGATGTCAGGCTTCTTCCTGGCCGTCCTGCTTGGCGCCGTCTTGAGCTCATTCAACTCATTATTGAACAGCGCAGCAACAATGTTCGCGCTTGATATTTATAAAGCACGCTTCAACCCTGGAGCAGATGATCAGAAGCTGATTTCAATCAGCAAAATCGCCGGCACTCTCCTCGCAGTAGTGTCCCTGTGTATTGCACCACTGCTGATGAATGCTCCTGAAGGCTTATGGGACTTGATCAGAAGATTCACAGGATTTTTCAATATTCCCATCATCGTCATCCTGCTCGTCGGGATTTTTACAAAACGAGTACCTGCGCTTGCAGCCAAATTCGTGATTATCTTCCACGTTATCACTTATTATATGCTCGTTTGGGGCACACAGCATCTGTTCGACTTTACTGTACCGATCCATTTTATCCACATTTACGCCATCTTGTTCGTCGTTGAAGTAGTGATCATGATCGCCATCGGAATGTGGAGACCTACAGCCAACCCATATACATTCCGTTCTGAGGCGGCAGTCTACATGGTCCCATGGAAATACTCCCTGCCAGTATCCATTGTCCTGCTGGCACTTGTAGCCATCATCTACGTCGTCTTCTCGCCAATCGGGCTAGCATATGCTGGAGGTTATGTATCATCGGCATTTTGGCCAGTCATCGCTGGTATACTCGGAATTACAGCTTTCCTATCCTATCTGGCTATCAAAAAATGGAACAAATCCTATGCTGAATATCTATTGAAAGAAAATGCCGTCAAGATAAACAAGGAAAAATCAACTGCAAAAACCAAGCTCAAACCAAGAACCACAGAATATTGA
- the motA gene encoding flagellar motor stator protein MotA produces the protein MDKSSIIGVILAIIAVGVGMVFKGVSPSALANPAAILIILVGTVAAVTIAFPAKELKKVPKLFKILFKEQESADLPSLIRLFSEWAQLARKEGLLALEAKTSEIDDEFLKNGLSLAVDGQSADYIRDVLTEEVEAMEERHLSGAAIFTQAGTYAPTLGVLGAVVGLIAALSHMDNTEELGKAISAAFVATLLGIFTGYVLWHPFANKLKRKSKQEAQVKYMMIEGILSILEGEAPRVIEQKLASYLPAGERKLILEESGVATDE, from the coding sequence ATGGATAAGTCGTCGATCATTGGTGTCATATTAGCGATCATTGCGGTAGGAGTAGGAATGGTTTTCAAAGGTGTAAGCCCGAGTGCCCTTGCCAATCCTGCAGCGATCTTGATTATATTGGTGGGTACGGTTGCGGCGGTGACAATTGCCTTTCCCGCAAAAGAGCTGAAGAAAGTCCCGAAACTTTTTAAAATTTTATTCAAGGAGCAGGAAAGCGCTGATTTGCCCTCGCTGATCCGCCTGTTTTCTGAATGGGCCCAGCTAGCCCGTAAAGAGGGTTTGCTTGCTCTTGAAGCGAAAACTAGTGAGATTGATGATGAGTTCCTCAAGAATGGATTATCATTGGCTGTTGATGGCCAGAGCGCTGACTACATCAGGGATGTTTTAACAGAAGAAGTGGAAGCGATGGAGGAACGCCACCTTTCTGGAGCGGCCATCTTCACACAGGCTGGCACATATGCTCCGACACTTGGTGTTCTTGGAGCGGTAGTTGGCTTGATTGCGGCGCTAAGCCATATGGATAATACAGAAGAGTTAGGAAAAGCAATCAGTGCGGCATTCGTTGCGACCTTGCTGGGTATTTTTACGGGTTATGTTTTATGGCATCCATTTGCTAATAAATTGAAGCGAAAGTCGAAGCAGGAAGCTCAGGTTAAATACATGATGATTGAAGGGATCCTTTCCATTCTTGAAGGGGAAGCACCAAGAGTGATCGAGCAAAAGCTTGCTTCTTATTTGCCGGCTGGCGAACGGAAGCTGATCCTTGAGGAAAGCGGCGTGGCGACGGATGAGTAG
- the cydB gene encoding cytochrome d ubiquinol oxidase subunit II has translation MSHDTLAIIWFGLWGLIWTVYFILDGYTLGTGMLFPFIAKNRQERNQLQEAVGPFWGGNEVWLITAGGATFAAFPAVYADMFSFLYTPLFLVLIALFIRAIGLEFMHKDDNPLWQAACKWGFFTGSFLIAFLFGVTFANLYRGLLIGANGYEGNLFSLLNGYGILGGLLFVSLFLLSGSLWIQLKTAGQTAVRAYRISRILAGVAPAMLSLFFLATVNRTPLLDNYSQQPVLWIVPMLSLAAMLATVYFIFKKKIGYAFTAVCVTIFTKMAFGFAGMFPNMLPSSIDSAYSVTLFEAAGSKLNLTIMFVVAVIFVPIIIAYQSWSYTLFKDKIVKESAKGYQ, from the coding sequence ATGTCTCATGATACACTTGCAATCATTTGGTTCGGTTTGTGGGGATTGATCTGGACGGTTTATTTCATCCTCGATGGATATACTCTTGGCACTGGAATGCTGTTTCCGTTCATTGCGAAAAACCGCCAGGAGCGCAACCAGCTCCAGGAGGCGGTCGGACCGTTCTGGGGAGGGAATGAGGTTTGGCTCATCACTGCAGGTGGAGCGACATTCGCAGCTTTTCCAGCAGTTTATGCCGATATGTTCAGCTTCTTGTATACACCATTGTTCCTGGTTCTGATTGCTTTGTTCATTCGGGCAATCGGACTTGAATTCATGCATAAGGACGACAATCCGCTATGGCAGGCAGCGTGTAAATGGGGTTTCTTCACTGGCAGCTTTTTGATCGCTTTCTTATTTGGGGTCACCTTCGCCAATCTGTACCGCGGTCTGCTGATCGGCGCTAATGGCTATGAAGGCAATTTGTTCAGCCTGTTGAATGGCTATGGCATTTTAGGTGGATTACTGTTTGTGTCATTATTCCTGCTGTCAGGATCTTTATGGATTCAGCTGAAGACTGCAGGGCAAACCGCCGTTCGGGCTTACAGAATTTCAAGGATTCTAGCTGGCGTGGCCCCGGCCATGCTATCGCTGTTCTTTTTGGCGACTGTGAATAGGACGCCATTGCTTGATAATTACTCGCAGCAACCGGTCCTTTGGATTGTGCCGATGCTCTCACTGGCTGCGATGCTTGCGACAGTGTACTTTATTTTCAAAAAGAAAATCGGTTATGCCTTTACCGCGGTCTGCGTGACGATTTTTACGAAAATGGCATTCGGGTTTGCTGGAATGTTCCCGAACATGCTGCCTTCAAGCATAGACAGCGCCTATAGCGTCACACTTTTTGAGGCAGCAGGCAGCAAGCTCAACCTGACCATCATGTTCGTCGTTGCCGTCATCTTCGTTCCGATCATCATTGCTTATCAGTCCTGGAGCTACACACTTTTCAAGGACAAAATAGTAAAAGAAAGCGCAAAGGGATATCAATGA
- a CDS encoding methyl-accepting chemotaxis protein has protein sequence MEAIQNLRKQDTRKKNILMLSTYSVSLIATAAYTIIGNEPFYKTMVYVSELTFFILFFLIFQLWLKKESIFPYAAFAAIFIHHFFYIGLYGGNGAFLLVLLFLAVFSAIHFDIKIFVTGYSLGLVAVIMNTMLATENQDFLSSTFTAIVLCYILIGAVLFVLIRLNKAAFKSLETFLADSENEKVRKEQHSALLHGELLVVTESLGKINNQIQTHLSSQTEMKIAVNEISAGSQVQTEQINQISENAELTKQRMDEMSDMSVLLSDNTLQAAKASESGSLKIAELQGDMKDLASSISELSQTFSMLTKKIEETNGFIVNIRNITEQTNLLALNASIEAARAGEAGKGFSVVANEIRKLAEMTKETAIQITENLTSVNETNSAALEKMNDSSEKLTESRSAVEEVSGFFTEVSSTLRELTNQFGQFELTVSDVKNQTGDVEASTRELAAIIEQATAGLEEMNATIETLNDDNQTIAAYVSQTAAAAEKIKTLGA, from the coding sequence GTGGAGGCTATTCAAAATCTCCGCAAGCAGGATACAAGAAAGAAGAACATCTTAATGCTCAGCACTTATTCGGTATCCTTGATTGCGACAGCTGCCTATACAATTATTGGAAATGAACCATTCTATAAAACAATGGTTTATGTAAGTGAATTAACATTCTTCATCCTGTTTTTCCTGATTTTCCAGCTATGGCTTAAGAAGGAGTCCATATTCCCTTATGCCGCTTTTGCTGCTATTTTCATCCATCACTTCTTTTATATCGGATTGTATGGAGGCAACGGAGCCTTCTTGCTCGTCCTGCTGTTCCTGGCCGTTTTTTCAGCCATCCATTTTGATATAAAAATCTTTGTTACCGGGTACAGCCTGGGCCTTGTTGCCGTTATTATGAACACCATGCTGGCGACAGAAAACCAGGACTTTTTAAGTAGTACATTCACGGCAATTGTACTTTGCTACATCTTAATCGGAGCAGTGCTGTTCGTCTTGATCCGTTTGAACAAAGCTGCATTTAAATCGCTCGAGACCTTCCTGGCGGATTCAGAAAATGAAAAAGTCCGTAAAGAACAGCACAGCGCTTTGCTCCATGGTGAACTTCTAGTCGTTACTGAAAGCCTTGGCAAAATCAATAACCAAATCCAGACCCATCTTTCTTCACAAACGGAAATGAAAATCGCTGTTAATGAAATTTCTGCCGGAAGCCAGGTGCAGACGGAACAGATCAACCAAATTTCCGAAAATGCAGAACTGACAAAGCAGAGAATGGATGAAATGTCCGATATGTCCGTCCTGCTCTCAGATAATACTTTGCAGGCAGCCAAGGCGTCCGAAAGCGGCTCATTGAAAATAGCCGAGCTTCAGGGCGACATGAAGGATCTTGCTTCTTCCATTTCCGAATTGAGCCAGACATTCTCCATGCTGACGAAAAAAATAGAAGAAACGAATGGCTTCATCGTCAATATCAGGAACATCACCGAGCAAACGAACCTGCTCGCTTTGAACGCTTCGATTGAAGCGGCACGGGCTGGCGAAGCTGGCAAAGGGTTCTCTGTTGTTGCCAACGAAATCCGCAAACTCGCGGAAATGACGAAAGAAACAGCCATCCAGATTACCGAGAACCTTACTTCTGTAAATGAAACGAACTCAGCTGCTCTGGAAAAAATGAACGACAGCAGTGAAAAACTAACCGAAAGCCGTTCCGCTGTTGAGGAGGTTTCCGGATTCTTCACAGAAGTAAGCAGTACATTGCGTGAGCTGACCAATCAATTCGGCCAATTCGAATTGACGGTCAGTGATGTTAAAAATCAGACAGGCGATGTCGAAGCCTCCACACGTGAGCTTGCAGCCATTATCGAACAGGCAACAGCAGGCCTCGAGGAAATGAACGCCACGATCGAAACATTGAACGACGATAACCAGACAATTGCTGCCTATGTCAGCCAGACTGCAGCTGCGGCAGAAAAGATTAAAACATTAGGCGCATAA
- a CDS encoding DNA topoisomerase III, whose amino-acid sequence MKSLVLAEKPSVARELARVLGCNKSHKSYFEGNQYIVTWALGHLIELKMPENYDPKYKVWKLEELPIIPDKMGLKVIKQTSHQFKAIEHLAERKDIGEFIIATDAGREGELVARWILQRINWKKPIKRLWISSQTDRAIKDGFKNLKPGKQFEDLYESAVCRAEADWLIGLNVSRALTTKFKDPLSAGRVQTPTLAMVLEREDEINKFVPKEYWTIQAKVGSLNAEWEHKGEKRIFSKEKAEQVQKKLSNKKAVLKSLDRKQKSEPQPLPYDLTELQRDANKRFGFSAKKTSNVLQGLYEQHKLVTYPRTDSRYLTTDMEATMADRLQGIMSGYRDEAKPALALKGKVQARRVFNNEKVTDHHAIIPTEERLHLADLSPDERKLYDLIVRRFLALFYPAYQYEVIHANFDVEGESLSARETNVLEPGFKKVLGKDEDDAATQSLGHLEKGKSYSVGQVNLNKKMTEPPLRLSESDILAKMEKFGLGTPATRAEIIERIISSEVVERQNGRLYPTRKGKQLIDLVNDELTSPELTAKWEKELEEIARGKGDPKAFKKRIREQTARLVSEIKTSDKTYRAHNLTGSKCPECGEFMKERKTKEGRILVCSSPECNFRKHKDPKLSQRRCPQCHKRMEIHNGKAGAYFQCRRCNVVEKAEDKKKKGVTKREERKLKEKYAPSQENFGTSLGDLLKAAMEDKD is encoded by the coding sequence ATGAAATCATTAGTACTTGCAGAAAAACCAAGTGTGGCACGTGAACTCGCTCGTGTACTTGGCTGCAATAAAAGTCATAAAAGTTATTTTGAAGGTAACCAATATATCGTCACATGGGCGCTCGGCCATTTGATTGAACTTAAGATGCCCGAAAATTACGACCCAAAATATAAAGTGTGGAAGCTAGAGGAGCTGCCGATCATCCCTGATAAAATGGGTCTGAAAGTGATCAAGCAGACGAGCCATCAGTTCAAGGCCATTGAGCATCTGGCTGAACGAAAGGATATCGGCGAATTTATTATCGCGACTGACGCTGGGCGTGAAGGTGAGCTCGTCGCCAGATGGATTCTCCAGCGCATCAACTGGAAAAAGCCAATCAAGCGACTGTGGATTTCCTCCCAGACGGACCGCGCCATCAAGGACGGTTTTAAGAACCTTAAGCCTGGCAAGCAGTTTGAAGACCTGTATGAATCAGCTGTCTGCCGCGCCGAAGCTGACTGGCTGATTGGATTGAATGTTTCGAGAGCTTTGACAACGAAATTCAAGGATCCTTTATCTGCAGGCCGTGTTCAGACCCCTACACTTGCGATGGTCCTCGAACGCGAGGACGAGATCAATAAGTTTGTGCCGAAGGAATACTGGACCATCCAGGCGAAAGTTGGCTCATTGAATGCAGAATGGGAGCATAAAGGCGAAAAGCGTATTTTTTCAAAGGAAAAAGCAGAGCAAGTTCAAAAAAAGCTTTCCAACAAAAAAGCTGTGCTGAAATCGCTGGACCGCAAGCAAAAATCAGAACCACAGCCGCTGCCTTATGATCTGACAGAACTGCAGCGTGACGCCAATAAACGTTTCGGCTTCTCGGCCAAGAAAACATCCAATGTCCTGCAGGGATTGTATGAACAGCATAAGCTCGTTACCTATCCACGAACGGATTCACGATATTTGACGACCGATATGGAAGCGACAATGGCGGACCGCCTTCAGGGAATCATGTCAGGCTACCGTGACGAAGCAAAGCCTGCCCTTGCGCTAAAAGGAAAAGTCCAGGCGCGCCGGGTGTTTAATAATGAAAAAGTAACCGACCACCATGCGATCATCCCGACAGAGGAGCGGCTTCACCTTGCCGATTTGTCACCGGATGAACGGAAGCTGTATGACTTGATCGTCCGCCGATTCCTGGCTTTATTTTACCCTGCTTATCAATATGAAGTGATTCATGCCAACTTCGATGTCGAAGGAGAATCACTGTCAGCCCGGGAAACGAATGTTCTTGAGCCCGGTTTCAAAAAGGTGCTCGGAAAAGACGAGGATGATGCAGCTACCCAGTCTTTGGGCCATCTTGAAAAAGGCAAAAGTTATTCAGTCGGCCAGGTTAACCTGAATAAGAAAATGACCGAACCGCCGCTTCGTTTGTCTGAATCGGATATCCTTGCAAAAATGGAGAAATTCGGGCTCGGCACTCCGGCAACGCGTGCGGAAATCATAGAGCGGATCATTTCGTCAGAGGTCGTTGAAAGGCAGAACGGCCGCCTGTACCCGACTAGAAAAGGCAAGCAGCTCATTGACCTTGTGAACGATGAACTGACCTCCCCTGAGCTGACGGCTAAATGGGAAAAAGAGTTGGAAGAAATCGCCCGCGGCAAAGGGGATCCGAAGGCGTTCAAGAAGCGAATTCGCGAACAGACAGCCCGCCTTGTATCCGAAATCAAAACGAGCGACAAGACTTACCGTGCCCATAACCTGACAGGCTCAAAATGCCCTGAATGCGGTGAGTTCATGAAGGAGCGCAAGACAAAGGAAGGACGCATTCTCGTCTGTTCAAGCCCTGAGTGCAACTTCCGCAAGCATAAGGATCCAAAGCTTTCACAAAGACGCTGTCCTCAGTGCCATAAGCGAATGGAGATCCACAACGGCAAAGCTGGCGCCTACTTCCAGTGCCGACGCTGCAATGTTGTTGAAAAGGCAGAGGATAAAAAGAAAAAAGGCGTAACCAAGCGTGAGGAGCGAAAGCTGAAGGAAAAATACGCTCCGTCCCAGGAGAACTTCGGCACCAGCCTCGGAGACTTGCTGAAGGCAGCAATGGAGGATAAGGATTAA
- a CDS encoding cytochrome ubiquinol oxidase subunit I, giving the protein MDEVLILSRIQFAVTVFYHFLFVPLTIGLVILVAIMETKYARTLDVTYKRMADYWGKLFAINFVLGVITGITMEFQFGTNWSEYSKYMGDIFGSPLAIEALVAFFLESTFMGIWLFGKDKFSPKLRAFSIWMVALGTNISALWIITANGFMQNPVGYILKNGRVELNSFWELVTNPYAWYMFIHTVVSAYIVGAFFMMAISAYHLLRKNETAFYKKSFKYGLAMALFSATLTPFIGHQSGVFAAKMQPAKGAAMEAVWETQKDMPFHLIQIPDQENERNAFEAISIPKLGSFFYTNSFEGEVTGLNDIPKDERPNVELVFYAFRVMVALGVFFLAVSWYGLYLYRKNKLENSPRYLKLVLYSVLLPYLAINAGWMVAEAGRQPWVVYGLMKTSEGVSPIAMSQVVFSLAALVTFYTVLLIADVYLIIKYAKKGPESEVKYGLEGGIKHVS; this is encoded by the coding sequence ATGGATGAGGTCCTGATATTAAGCCGGATCCAGTTTGCTGTCACTGTTTTTTATCATTTTTTATTTGTTCCATTGACCATTGGTTTAGTCATTCTCGTTGCCATCATGGAGACAAAGTATGCCCGCACCCTTGATGTGACCTATAAGCGGATGGCAGATTATTGGGGAAAACTGTTCGCGATCAACTTTGTGCTTGGCGTGATTACAGGTATTACGATGGAATTCCAATTTGGCACGAACTGGTCTGAATACTCGAAGTACATGGGAGATATTTTCGGATCGCCGCTTGCGATTGAAGCTCTGGTCGCCTTTTTCCTTGAATCGACCTTTATGGGCATCTGGCTGTTCGGCAAGGATAAGTTTTCACCAAAGCTGCGGGCATTTTCGATCTGGATGGTCGCTCTCGGAACGAATATATCCGCTCTGTGGATTATTACCGCCAACGGATTCATGCAAAACCCGGTCGGATATATCCTGAAAAATGGCCGAGTGGAATTGAATAGCTTCTGGGAGCTCGTCACCAATCCTTATGCCTGGTATATGTTCATACATACTGTTGTTAGTGCCTACATTGTCGGAGCGTTCTTCATGATGGCCATCAGTGCTTACCATCTGTTAAGGAAGAATGAAACGGCGTTCTATAAAAAATCATTCAAGTACGGATTGGCCATGGCTCTGTTTTCGGCCACGCTGACACCTTTCATCGGGCACCAGTCAGGTGTATTCGCGGCGAAAATGCAGCCGGCAAAAGGTGCAGCGATGGAGGCAGTCTGGGAAACACAAAAGGACATGCCATTTCACCTGATCCAGATTCCGGACCAGGAAAACGAACGCAATGCTTTTGAGGCAATCAGCATACCGAAATTGGGAAGCTTCTTTTATACAAACTCCTTTGAAGGGGAAGTCACTGGTTTGAATGATATCCCTAAAGATGAACGGCCGAATGTGGAATTGGTCTTTTACGCGTTCAGAGTCATGGTCGCGCTCGGAGTCTTCTTTCTTGCAGTATCCTGGTACGGCTTGTACCTTTACCGGAAAAATAAACTGGAGAACTCACCAAGATATTTGAAGCTGGTCCTTTATTCTGTGCTGCTCCCTTACCTGGCGATCAATGCCGGCTGGATGGTGGCTGAGGCGGGAAGACAGCCATGGGTTGTATATGGATTGATGAAAACTTCGGAGGGGGTTTCGCCTATCGCTATGTCCCAGGTGGTGTTTTCTTTGGCAGCTCTGGTCACTTTCTATACGGTGCTGCTGATTGCTGATGTCTATTTAATCATCAAATATGCGAAAAAGGGTCCTGAATCTGAGGTTAAATATGGTCTCGAAGGAGGCATAAAGCATGTCTCATGA
- a CDS encoding YbjQ family protein, which yields MIVTTTSTLQGREVVSYMGIVSGEAIMGANVVRDFLASVTDVIGGRSSAYENKLAEGREIAIREMEDKARRMGANAIIGVDLDFETLREGMMMCIATGTAVKIKE from the coding sequence ATGATCGTAACAACTACTTCAACATTGCAAGGAAGAGAAGTCGTGAGCTATATGGGGATTGTTTCCGGTGAAGCAATCATGGGCGCCAATGTGGTGCGCGACTTTCTCGCAAGTGTCACTGATGTGATTGGCGGCAGAAGTTCTGCATATGAAAACAAACTTGCCGAAGGCCGTGAAATTGCGATTCGCGAAATGGAGGATAAGGCACGCCGCATGGGCGCGAATGCCATCATCGGCGTCGACCTCGATTTTGAAACATTGCGGGAAGGTATGATGATGTGCATCGCGACAGGTACCGCCGTCAAAATTAAGGAATAA